atatatatatatatatatatatattaaaaatgtgccgtgtttttactttttttttaaacttttactgtTTTTGccaaaaatagtaaaagaaagttttacagtttctttgctttatttggCAAGCACTTTACTGCCTtaagtgttaaataatttttaaaaacactttgcaATTCATTTTAGATATCTTCTACAGAATAATACGGAATTCTATAtcattatttatgtttcatttgctATAAATATTGAAGATATGAATTATATCGGCTATAGAATACTGAAAAGAAAACGTTTCGACATCTTCAGAAGCATTTTTATGTGTGATGAGACATTCTTACTTTATgagaaatacttatttattttttcaaataaaaaatacaacttaaaatttatattattatcaacCTTCAAGAGCGAATTTTCTTTTGGTGTGAAAGTTTCACAACTCCTGAGTACCTTTTCGCTCTAATTAATTCTCCCAATAGTCTTTGTTTGGTTTTACACTTTTCTCCCCCAATAGGAAGTGTGAGGATCTCTATAAAAAATGTATCACTGCTTGCTTTAAGTCCCTCACAGACATCAAACTCCTGCGCGTTGACTTGTGTTACCGATTTCTGTTCCTCCAGATGGAGATATGAGCTTAGTCTTATAATTGTAAGTCTTGCCGAACTTGTGTGGCAGGCAATAGAACGTACGGATGGAAGTCACCGGAGTAGCCTAATCATTTCTTTCAAGGTAATTTACGGTacataatgtatataatttcaagtaatgtaacttttaagaataaataattgaaaaagcaaTCTGTAATCCATGATCCACGGGACACCATATGCAACCGCTTGTTTATCTGCCCTTTTATTGTGCACTTTAGTTTCTTGTTTTCCTTTCGActgattttaatcatttaataatttatatgctaGAGCTTTAGTGAAATTATCCTTTGTTTAATTCTGACTTTTGTAGTTTTTATCTCTGGAGCTTACCGTAGGGGCATATGTTCTGTATAGAGCCAAAGTAAGCTCTGAAGGTGAAAATACTTGAACCCTTCCCTTGTTGGATTTTGTGATGGCCAATTGCATTGAATCCTGAATCACTATGAAATCTTGCATGAAAAAATTATCTTGCTCATTCAATGAAAATCaaagtgaaaaaatttctttaaaattaacaaagttCCCAACAACATTCCTGATCAAACGTACATCTGAACCCAAAGTAGCTTTGGTTTCCATGTATCCGATATGATGAGGAAATGTCTCACATTAAACAATCCAGGTTCCTTATTTGTACTGACTctctttcattcttatttttggttagtaatatttcttcctgcaacaaaattgtagtgaatttttaaatcattctttacgAGCTTAAAGCAAAAGGAATTAGTGTCTGTTTTTCTCATGTCCGAGGTCAATCTGGTATTTTAGGGAATGAAAgggccgattggcttgcaaagcaaACTACAAAGTTAAACATCATTGATCCTGTGAGCATCCCCAAATCTCACATTCGCaatgagaatcacaaaaagacTATTCTCTTACGGAATGAGCTGTACCAGAATtcgtcaactgcctctttaactaaattatttttccccacaatttctcaaaggttaaataacaagcatttcttaagtgattttcacttaacaaaatttcttactggacctggtaatttcaattactatctcaagaaatttggattatcgaacactgatctgtgctcttgcagcgtgggtggagttcaaaatgtcgaatacttgctttttgattgctccaaacttactgaaggaagaagagattttattgtggatctcgatgtctgtaatattaagtttccacctccgcttcatgttttggtctaccacaaaatggcttttttctcattctgtaaatttattgcctttgctgcttcaatttttagttagttttgttgtttattttttcctgttgtttttatccttatttttatctgtacatatttttatctttgtatgTAGTTTTTCTACTTACTACAGTAATCCttggtgcacaaggattgactcattattaattaaaaaaactgtatgtGAAGTGAATGTACCATATAGATCTGACACTTTGTTTGTGGAAATCATATCTTTAAAACATGCAAAACAAATTGttaaagtaaaaggaaaaaaaaaactttctgtaaTAGCAGTTACCTTatgattaaaagcaaaattaaattcattgggAGGAATTCTATCTTTTGGAGAATTGCTAAATCTTCCAccggaaaaaaattataaacgaaTTTTGAATTCAAGGAATGAAGAATTTATgacataaatttatgaaaaggGTTAACCAGGTTTTGAAAATAAGCCTTCTAGTTCTGATATTTAATCTTGTTAAATTGTTGGAATACATTAAATCATGATATGAGAACTTTTCCTTTATAATGTATAAACCTAACCGTTTTACACTATTTCAACTGTCAATGGTTCAGCCATTCTAATACTTTTGTCTGCGGAACACTAAATGTCGTCGATTATTCAAAAGTTGTCTATCATAATCCTAAATGTACCGCTAAAATAGCGCACACAACACTCACAGAAAACCGAATAGCATAgaaacattgaaaaaagaaatagctATTACAAAACTAAAACACCACATTTCGTAGCCAATAGCTGGTAATAGGATAAACAAAACATCTggactatatttatataaagaaatccaATCGAAGTATCTCTTGAACAGAGTTTAAATCTTTTGAATCTGTTTTAATAGCTATATTGAAAGCAactgtttataaaaatgttcaccCAGCCCAATGTTTCAATAGTGCCACGGCGTCTTCATCGCACGATTTTCTAAACTTCATATACGAAGGAAATACTTGAAGAAGATACACTTCCTATAGATTTTCAGAATGAAACAAATCTAAATTTGTTAAAACTTCAGAAAACGTGACCCTGCAAAGTTTTCTTCAGAAGAAGTTTAAAAAACTCTGTTTCAAAAATAGACATCAGTGTTACCAAACACAGTATATGTTTTTTGAGTGAGTGTCTATCATGAATCTtgtatttttttcgtttaaaaattaacgaaaacTTCAAATTATCTTGGATATTATAACCAAATCAACATTGCCATTGTGTCAGTTGATatcttagaatataatttaagtGAATATCTTAAAGTATATCGTGTCTCAGAAAATACCACCTATCTAATTGAAATGTGTCACAATTTCTGAAAACCaccgtaaaaataaaattctaattagtaaGAGATAtggaaattatacatttttcatatcgattaaatattaaaaatattagaattcttGAATGCTTTCATTGCTGTTATTCACGAGTCACttggttttattgtttttatttttgcttcaatatattgaattttgatatgaattgaacttttgtaaatttaatgttttacgCCATGCTTGTTAGTTCTATTTTGTTGTTCTTTTGTATGCTAttgatttccattttatttgcattttgtaatcATGAATATAAGTTTTTTAGGCGATGCTTTTTAATTACTGCATGTTTTATGCAAAAAATCTGAAGTGCTTTCAAACTCCGccaataacatttaaaaagtacattttctaatttaatttattgtggtTTGAAGTTCAAAGACAGTTCCAtctttatgattcaaaatttaaaatgtatgtgCAGATTGCACTGGAGTGTCATTAACTGAGAAAAACGATGAATTTCAAACCTGAgtaaactcaaaaaataattagaaaatcaaatatttgtacaCGAAATTATTTAAACTCTACAAGTCAGTAGTATGCCATTGCATTTTAACTGAAAGGAAATAATGTATAATGAATAATGCTTTCTAGATCTccaaattatctttatttaatttttcataattgttcaTTGTCAAAATTTCAGTGGTGAGCTTTCACTCCTCTTTTctctattctattattttttttgttcaattcttTTCCCTTTTCGCTTTTCAATGTCAGTCAATAACTAAAACTTTAATGATTTtcgtttctttcaaaatattcattcagatGAGAATCGACAAAAGCGATGTCGatgttttacaagaaaaatgaTATCAATATGTGTGTTATCATATGTGTGTTACTGGGGTCATCAACTACCTCAGTAacacacatatattatataatattttatgatataaaacaatatttgcaatattgtgtAATATAGTTGAACACtgaataatatcatataatatcgtacaatattgtgctATAGACTGTGGTACTTGGGTGCAATTACTAATTTActtctaaatcaattttttaaatattttcaagcacaaatattaaaatgtttccaaaagttttaaacattaaaattaaagcgCACTTATTCAACAAAGAATATCCCCCTCCCCCTCCAAATTCTGATCTGATTGAGATGTTAATAAATTACATCGAGTctgataagaaataataaatatttcttcgtaATTATCTaatgtatacaatttttaataaaaatactatatttattgaaatattgttacCGTTTGACTACTTACTGAATGTATATATACCATTAATTATGCAATTGctaaatttcttatcaaaataatttgattattaggagttttatttaaattttttttatattgatagaGTATTTTTAGTAGAATATTTTAACCGCATTTgtagataaattttattgtaaaatcttttGGACAGCATGCAAACACAagttcagataaatttttatatacaagtatttattcagaaatgaaaaataaaatagcttttacttaataataaatatcacaaaaatacagttcaatataaattgaagaatacgattttaaaagaatcatgaaatgaaatataaatgtaataatattctgGATGGCtaacatttaacaaaatgaaacgTTTCCAAGTGGCTACCATCTTTTGGATAATAGAGCTTTCCATCATTTTATTCCGTATAATCTAGAAATAACTTTACTAAAGaactttattccattggataccATTGTAGAACTTCCGTGTTCTTCATTTTTTCCAAGAACTTTTGATTGATTCTATCATTTTGATCGGAAGAAAAGTGATTTTTCCAATCTCCAATGATTCCCTTACGAACGAATTCCTGCTTTGGAATATCGTCTGGaggatttaaagattttttaaagttatacatATACTTACGACCAGCTAGCATTGGACGATCAGGAATATCTTTCATTTCAGATTCAAATAATTTGGCAAATAAACTCTTCATGTAATCGATTCCACTATAAAGTACAATATTATTAAGGACAGTGTTGTCTTTCTCGATAGCATCTATATATTCTGGCCCGAGGAACTTTGAAAGCTTCAAGATGACGCTTTTAATGTCCTTTTTCATTTCTTCGAATGTCGTGTAGAACACATTTGTGTCATTGCGATGAGGATACCAATCcaaaatgtgattgaaataatCGTTATACTCTAATTCACCTGCCATGAACAACTCGAAGTATTCACTAAATGTTGCTCTCCAGTAACCATATCCAGGATCATCCCTGACATGGTAGTAAAGAGAGACGCAGCAATCCTTGGGATTTCGAgccacaaaaatatattttgcttctgGAGAATATGGCATGTGAGAATACGGAAGGTGAGTTTTGATAGCTCCTGGACGTGGCATTTTCTCAATACCTTCCATTCCGACCAAATCTATGAACGGCACAATATATGTGAAATCATTAGGGTGTTCCAGTTCTTTTCCTTTACGCAAGATGTAGAGAACAACATTCTGCATCCAGGTGGTACCACATTTTGGATATGTAGAAATGATCACGTCTTCTGGTGTTGGCTTATATTCCAGAGCTTCCTTGAAGCATTTTGGGGAAAACATTTCAGGATAACGAATACCATTCATGATAGACAGTCTTGGTCTTCTGGTTGTATTTTCCATGGTAACTTTCActttaatgaaattctgaaaataaagaataagatatattttttagtttagaaatgtttaaataattttttactaaaccCTTAACAATTAGGTGTATAACTTTGCTTCTGTTGTTTTTCAATAGATGGTTTCAGCGGTAATTGAATGGTCGAAATTGGCAGATCAAGAATGTCACACTATAAGCTTGGACATCTGTCCACATAAGGGCAATACCACATTATGTTTTCCATGTTGACTTTCCCTTTACAAGTAACTCtgagaaaaagaattatatattagttattttttttaaaaaaaattctgattctgATAATTggagatttgaatatttattttctttctgagtAAAAATGCATATGATTCAACCCTTTATTACTGCATTATGAACTactgaaaatttcttcataaatatatttttttagctgcaatattgataattaaagaatatacaagaaaaaaaattgcgaaatttaatttgttggaactaattaattaaagtgGTACTTAAAAGTACCGTCAGTACACTATGTATAAATTTcctcataatagaaaaaaaaattacggataacatttctaatgaaatttaacctcttaaaaatgctaaataaccaaaaaaacactcataagaaaacaaagaaattgtcaaattgacataattttattttatacttaataaaggtagaaattcacatttgat
Above is a genomic segment from Argiope bruennichi chromosome 1, qqArgBrue1.1, whole genome shotgun sequence containing:
- the LOC129966570 gene encoding sulfotransferase ssu-1-like isoform X2; this translates as MENTTRRPRLSIMNGIRYPEMFSPKCFKEALEYKPTPEDVIISTYPKCGTTWMQNVVLYILRKGKELEHPNDFTYIVPFIDLVGMEGIEKMPRPGAIKTHLPYSHMPYSPEAKYIFVARNPKDCCVSLYYHVRDDPGYGYWRATFSEYFELFMAGELEYNDYFNHILDWYPHRNDTNVFYTTFEEMKKDIKSVILKLSKFLGPEYIDAIEKDNTVLNNIVLYSGIDYMKSLFAKLFESEMKDIPDRPMLAGRKYMYNFKKSLNPPDDIPKQEFVRKGIIGDWKNHFSSDQNDRINQKFLEKMKNTEVLQWYPME
- the LOC129966570 gene encoding sulfotransferase ssu-1-like isoform X1 — translated: MTVCQFVLSQNFIKVKVTMENTTRRPRLSIMNGIRYPEMFSPKCFKEALEYKPTPEDVIISTYPKCGTTWMQNVVLYILRKGKELEHPNDFTYIVPFIDLVGMEGIEKMPRPGAIKTHLPYSHMPYSPEAKYIFVARNPKDCCVSLYYHVRDDPGYGYWRATFSEYFELFMAGELEYNDYFNHILDWYPHRNDTNVFYTTFEEMKKDIKSVILKLSKFLGPEYIDAIEKDNTVLNNIVLYSGIDYMKSLFAKLFESEMKDIPDRPMLAGRKYMYNFKKSLNPPDDIPKQEFVRKGIIGDWKNHFSSDQNDRINQKFLEKMKNTEVLQWYPME